The following proteins are encoded in a genomic region of Channa argus isolate prfri chromosome 3, Channa argus male v1.0, whole genome shotgun sequence:
- the helt gene encoding hairy and enhancer of split-related protein helt has translation MASKMKDRKRTPISHKVIEKRRRDRINRCLNELGKTVPMALAKQNSGKLEKAEILEMTVQYLRALHSADFPRGREKGELLAEFANYFHYGYHECMKNLVHYLTTEDRAETKDIKYARILAFLQSKSRVVTEPVFGSVGSMPELSDYLGQLHSSPEHQSHSPSDSLYQQSPPGHFSWHSSGRSPGISYPSVPLSAHTQQHGGYLSPVQGLDHHYFNFIGHTHANTFSLHSAQHAM, from the exons ATGGCATCTAAAATGAAAGACAGGAAG AGAACTCCCATCTCTCACAAAGTCATTGAGAAGCGAAGACGGGACCGAATTAATCGCTGTCTAAACGAACTAGGAAAAACAGTACCGATGGCACTGGCAAAACAG AACTCTGGAAAACTGGAGAAAGCTGAAATCTTGGAAATGACTGTTCAGTATCTGCGGGCGCTCCACTCTGCAGACTTCCCGCGTGGGagagaaaaag GTGAACTGCTCGCTGAGTTCGCAAACTACTTTCACTACGGATACCACGAGTGTATGAAGAACCTCGTGCACTACCTGACGACAGAGGACAGAGCTGAAACCAAAGACATCAAGTACGCACGGATCCTCGCCTTCTTACAGTCCAAGTCCCGTGTGGTCACCGAGCCTGTGTTCGGATCCGTCGGCTCGATGCCAGAACTATCCGACTACCTCGGGCAGCTGCACTCCTCTCCGGAGCACCAAAGCCACAGTCCATCTGACTCTCTGTACCAGCAGAGTCCTCCGGGACACTTCTCCTGGCACAGCTCGGGCCGCAGCCCGGGCATCTCATATCCATCAGTACCGCTCTCTGCGCATACACAGCAGCACGGTGGATACTTGTCACCGGTGCAGGGACTCGATCACCACTATTTCAACTTTATTGGTCACACGCACGCAAACACGTTTAGTTTGCACAGTGCACAACATGCCATGTAA